The Mercurialis annua linkage group LG2, ddMerAnnu1.2, whole genome shotgun sequence genome contains a region encoding:
- the LOC126668723 gene encoding uncharacterized protein LOC126668723, translated as MSQIEVEGEQPVIPTAPPAISSLSTPNSFGVTAAASLPPSSFSPAAAVLPSSSSLAATLLPSSSSPTVMEPQIAAPSSSLPVAAALSSPAVSFPPAAASSLAAAASSFPSPATAPSPYGLTAPTSGVSFLAASTAFSQQQLGGDGGPVADPSTAAADGGLPTNLVADPASLSRVSPSLAVSASGLPTNLVAEIVATTPAFSSETPTSGLAISKATTSGFPPTNTSGKFLLTLFLEVGGMAETRA; from the exons ATGTCACAAATTGAGGTAGAAGGAGAACAACCGGTCATCCCCACCGCACCTCCGGCGATCAGCTCATTGTCAACGCCCAACAGCTTTGGCGTCACGGCAGCAGCTTCTCTCCCGCCGTCCAGCTTCTCGCCCGCAGCTGCCGTTCTGCCGTCCAGCTCCTCGCTGGCAGCTACTCTCCTGCCGTCCAGCTCCTCGCCAACAGTTATGGAGCCGCAGATCGCCGCACCGTCCAGCTCCCTGCCAGTAGCAGCTGCTCTTTCATCACCGGCAGTTTCTTTTCCGCCAGCGGCAGCGTCCTCCTTGGCAGCAGCGGCGTCTTCTTTCCCTTCACCGGCGACAGCTCCTTCACCGTACGGGTTGACAGCTCCAACGTCCGGTGTTTCTTTTCTAGCAGCTAGCACCGCTTTTTCCCAGCAGCAGCTAGGCGGCGATGGTGGTCCGGTGGCTGATCCTTCCACGGCGGCAGCAG ATGGCGGTTTGCCAACCAATTTGGTGGCGGATCCTGCATCTTTGTCTCGTGTTTCTCCATCATTGGCCGTGTCAG CTAGCGGTTTGCCAACCAATTTGGTGGCGGAAATTGTAGCTACTACGCCTGCTTTTAGCTCTGAGACACCAACTTCTGGCTTGGCAATTTCAAAGGCAACAACTTCTGGTTTTCCGCCAACCAATACCTCAGGTAAATTTCTTTTGACACTCTTCTTGGAGGTTGGCGGTATGGCTGAAACTCGGGCTTAA